From Sediminibacterium sp. TEGAF015, a single genomic window includes:
- the gldB gene encoding gliding motility lipoprotein GldB has translation MKRFFLLSGLALGLLSCNNQEATPDVSHIKLAVEVQHFEDDFFAMDTTQLEVSIQALNQKYPGFTTDFLSNILELMPQREAADLKGFYKAYQPLYKSSAAIFKKQNEEVSNIKNGLQLVKYYFPQYVLPKKLITFVGPVNSFASIITEDAIAIGLQLFMGKDHPLYTSEQGQILYPAYITRRFEPEYIPVSAMNAIVMDLYPGQYFGKPLIVQMVESGKRIYLADHLLPSTADSLIIGYQQKQLDACYSNEKNIWAFFVQNDMLYKTDPQLIREYVTDGPFTNALGKDSPGNIGQFVGWQIVKKWAAKNKGISMDSLMKKDPIKLFEESRYKPG, from the coding sequence ATGAAAAGATTTTTCCTGTTATCTGGACTAGCCCTAGGTTTGCTCTCCTGTAACAACCAGGAAGCCACTCCGGATGTATCTCATATTAAATTAGCTGTTGAAGTTCAACATTTCGAAGATGATTTTTTTGCCATGGATACCACACAGCTGGAAGTTTCTATTCAGGCTCTGAATCAAAAATATCCAGGATTTACAACTGATTTTCTTTCCAATATCCTCGAACTGATGCCACAAAGAGAAGCAGCAGATCTCAAGGGTTTTTATAAGGCGTATCAACCGTTGTACAAATCCAGTGCTGCTATCTTTAAAAAACAAAATGAAGAAGTCAGCAATATTAAAAATGGATTACAGCTGGTGAAATATTATTTTCCACAGTATGTTCTGCCCAAAAAACTCATCACATTTGTGGGGCCTGTTAACAGTTTTGCTTCTATTATAACGGAAGATGCCATTGCCATAGGATTACAATTGTTCATGGGCAAAGACCATCCGCTTTATACCAGCGAACAGGGACAAATATTATACCCGGCTTATATTACAAGAAGATTTGAGCCGGAGTATATTCCGGTAAGTGCTATGAATGCGATTGTGATGGATTTGTACCCTGGTCAGTATTTTGGAAAACCATTGATTGTTCAAATGGTGGAATCAGGAAAACGAATCTATTTGGCTGATCATTTACTTCCATCAACAGCAGACTCTTTAATTATAGGGTATCAGCAAAAACAGCTGGACGCCTGCTATTCCAATGAGAAAAATATTTGGGCTTTTTTTGTTCAAAATGACATGTTGTATAAAACCGATCCGCAACTGATTCGGGAATACGTGACAGATGGACCCTTTACCAATGCGCTTGGAAAAGATTCTCCCGGAAATATTGGTCAGTTTGTGGGTTGGCAGATTGTAAAAAAGTGGGCTGCAAAGAATAAAGGGATTAGCATGGATTCGCTCATGAAAAAAGACCCTATTAAACTATTTGAAGAATCCAGATACAAGCCAGGTTAG
- a CDS encoding acetyl-CoA C-acyltransferase, with protein sequence MQEAYIVAGYRTAVTKSKKGGFRFFRPDDLAVEVIKGLVASIPQLDTKLVDDVIVGNAVPEAEQGLQFGRIIAAKALGIDAAGITINRYCASGLESIATATAKIRSGMAECIIAGGTESMSMVPTAGWKTVPSYAIAKDEPDYYLSMGLTAEAVAKEFNVSREDQDEFAYQSHMKAKQAIENGYFKSGILPITVEETYLNEKGKKAIRSYVVDTDEGLRAETTVEGLSKLKPAFAVNGSVTAGNSSQTSDGAAFAIVMSERMMNSLGLQPIGRLVNCASAGVHPRIMGIGPVAAIPKVLKQAGMSLADIDLIELNEAFASQSLAVIRELGLDPSSVNINGGAIALGHPLGCTGCKLTVQLLNDMKRLNKKYGMVTACVGGGQGIAGIIENL encoded by the coding sequence ATGCAAGAAGCTTACATTGTAGCAGGTTACCGAACCGCAGTAACGAAAAGTAAGAAAGGTGGATTCAGATTTTTCAGACCTGATGATTTGGCTGTAGAAGTAATCAAGGGATTGGTTGCTTCCATTCCTCAGTTAGATACCAAACTGGTGGACGATGTGATTGTGGGAAACGCAGTGCCTGAAGCAGAACAGGGTTTACAGTTTGGAAGAATTATTGCAGCAAAAGCACTGGGTATTGATGCTGCTGGCATTACCATCAACCGCTATTGTGCAAGTGGCTTGGAAAGTATTGCAACTGCTACCGCCAAAATTAGATCGGGCATGGCTGAATGTATAATTGCTGGTGGAACAGAAAGCATGAGTATGGTACCTACTGCCGGATGGAAAACCGTTCCTTCTTATGCTATTGCGAAAGATGAACCCGATTATTATCTAAGTATGGGTTTAACAGCTGAAGCAGTTGCCAAAGAGTTTAATGTATCGAGAGAAGACCAGGATGAGTTTGCTTATCAGTCTCATATGAAGGCAAAACAGGCAATTGAGAATGGTTATTTTAAATCTGGTATTTTACCTATAACGGTTGAGGAAACTTATTTAAATGAAAAAGGTAAAAAAGCCATTCGTTCTTATGTGGTTGATACAGATGAGGGATTAAGAGCTGAAACTACTGTAGAAGGGCTTTCAAAATTGAAGCCGGCTTTTGCGGTTAACGGTTCAGTTACTGCGGGTAACTCTTCCCAAACCAGCGATGGTGCTGCATTTGCCATTGTAATGAGTGAAAGAATGATGAATTCTTTGGGGCTGCAACCCATTGGACGATTAGTGAATTGTGCTTCTGCTGGGGTACATCCCAGAATTATGGGTATCGGACCTGTTGCAGCTATTCCTAAAGTATTGAAGCAAGCTGGAATGAGCCTTGCTGATATTGATTTAATTGAATTGAATGAAGCATTTGCTTCTCAGTCATTGGCTGTTATTAGAGAATTAGGCCTGGATCCTTCCAGCGTTAATATAAACGGGGGTGCTATTGCTTTAGGCCATCCATTGGGCTGTACAGGTTGCAAATTAACCGTACAACTTTTGAATGACATGAAGCGATTGAATAAAAAATACGGGATGGTGACTGCTTGCGTAGGTGGTGGACAAGGGATTGCGGGAATCATAGAAAATTTATAA
- a CDS encoding TerC family protein has protein sequence MEQLFTTESLISFLILTILEVVLGIDNVIFVSIIMNRMPKAFHKKARLIWMVTGIISRTILLFGLSWLLSQKGKPVFSAAGKDFDLASLVMLFGGLFLIYKTVKEIHHKLEGEEDALAGRKSKELGIASGIAQIIMIDMVFSFDSIITAGGTAKHLEVMIAAVVIAMIIMFLFSPNISAFIHKHPTLKMLALSFLVMIGMVLLVEGWNAEQAHELHLKHYVYFAMAFSFIVELLNMKARRKTAPVKLREHHIEAPQEGYADQAK, from the coding sequence ATGGAGCAATTATTCACTACGGAAAGCTTAATTAGTTTTTTAATTCTTACCATTCTCGAAGTTGTACTTGGCATTGACAATGTAATTTTCGTGAGTATCATCATGAACAGAATGCCTAAAGCTTTTCACAAAAAAGCCCGGTTGATCTGGATGGTTACCGGTATAATTTCAAGAACCATACTGTTATTTGGATTAAGCTGGTTGCTTTCACAAAAAGGGAAGCCTGTATTCAGCGCAGCGGGAAAGGATTTTGACCTGGCTAGTCTGGTAATGTTGTTTGGAGGACTATTCCTGATATACAAAACAGTAAAGGAAATACACCACAAACTAGAGGGCGAAGAAGATGCACTGGCTGGAAGAAAATCAAAAGAACTAGGCATTGCTAGTGGTATTGCTCAAATCATTATGATAGACATGGTTTTCAGCTTTGATAGTATTATTACTGCTGGTGGTACAGCCAAACACCTCGAGGTTATGATTGCTGCTGTAGTCATAGCCATGATTATTATGTTCTTATTCAGTCCCAATATTTCGGCATTCATCCACAAACATCCAACACTTAAAATGCTGGCTTTATCCTTTCTGGTAATGATTGGAATGGTCTTATTGGTAGAAGGCTGGAATGCTGAACAGGCGCATGAATTGCATTTAAAGCACTATGTATATTTTGCAATGGCATTCTCCTTTATTGTAGAATTGTTAAACATGAAAGCCAGAAGAAAAACAGCGCCTGTTAAATTAAGAGAACATCATATTGAAGCTCCTCAGGAAGGGTATGCTGATCAGGCAAAATAG
- the apaG gene encoding Co2+/Mg2+ efflux protein ApaG, which yields MVSKISAGIEITVEVFYQSDYSNPLKGEFMFAYRITIENHNKFSVQLLRRHWFIFDSNAEHREVEGEGVVGVQPILAPGEQYTYVSGCNLKTEMGKMQGTYTLINQYSQETFKVPIPAFDLVAPSKMN from the coding sequence ATGGTTTCTAAAATTTCAGCGGGAATTGAAATCACAGTAGAAGTTTTCTATCAGTCCGATTACAGTAATCCACTGAAAGGGGAATTCATGTTTGCCTACCGAATTACCATAGAGAATCACAATAAATTTTCGGTACAATTACTCAGAAGACATTGGTTTATTTTCGACAGCAACGCAGAACACAGGGAAGTAGAAGGAGAAGGGGTTGTGGGAGTACAACCGATACTAGCTCCCGGGGAGCAATATACCTACGTAAGCGGCTGTAATTTAAAAACTGAAATGGGGAAAATGCAGGGAACATATACCCTTATTAATCAATATTCGCAGGAAACATTTAAAGTGCCTATTCCAGCTTTTGATTTAGTAGCACCATCTAAAATGAATTAA
- a CDS encoding NAD+ synthase, with product MKIFIAQQNYHIGNFAHNTEKIIEAIKVAKAAGGDLILFSEMTVCGYPARDFVEFEDFIEKCTEAVNIIKEHADTIGVLIGSPVKNNHQRGKDLFNAAYFLYEKEVKAIVHKTLLPTYDVFDEYRYFEPAYEWNIIPFKGKKLAVTICEDIWNLGDNPLYRVCPMDELMKFNPDIMLNLSASPFDYTHDEDRKAVIKANVQKYKIPLFYCNAVGSQTEIVFDGASLVFDKEANLMKAFPMFEEALDFVELNDNGSITGPILEPASRIPEKELNPTKLEAELNIEQVYSALVSGIRDYFNKMGFTKAILGSSGGIDSAVTLAIACDALGAENVRAILMPSPYSTEHSVNDAVMLSKNLNNPYDIIKIDTVYQSFLQTLDPLFNGLPFSLAEENIQSRSRGNLLMAIANKFGYVLLNTSNKSELATGYGTLYGDMAGGLGVLGDCYKLQVYALAKYINRNKEIIPVNIIDKAPSAELRPNQKDSDSLPDYEVLDKLLYQYIEKRQSPANIKAQGFDTALVDRTIKMVNNNEYKRNQFCPIIRISPKAFGVGRRMPIVGKYLS from the coding sequence ATGAAAATATTCATAGCCCAACAAAATTATCATATTGGCAATTTTGCACACAACACAGAAAAAATAATCGAAGCAATTAAAGTAGCCAAAGCTGCAGGCGGCGATTTGATTCTATTCAGTGAGATGACCGTTTGCGGATACCCTGCAAGAGATTTTGTTGAGTTTGAAGATTTCATTGAAAAATGCACGGAAGCGGTAAATATCATCAAGGAACACGCAGACACAATAGGCGTTCTGATTGGAAGTCCGGTTAAAAACAATCATCAGCGAGGCAAAGACCTATTTAATGCTGCTTACTTTTTATACGAAAAAGAAGTAAAAGCAATTGTACACAAAACGCTACTACCTACTTACGATGTTTTTGATGAGTATCGTTACTTTGAGCCTGCCTACGAATGGAATATCATTCCTTTTAAAGGCAAAAAACTCGCAGTAACCATTTGCGAAGACATCTGGAATTTGGGAGATAATCCTTTATACAGAGTTTGTCCAATGGACGAATTAATGAAATTCAATCCGGATATCATGTTGAATTTAAGCGCCTCTCCTTTTGACTACACCCACGATGAAGATAGGAAGGCGGTTATTAAAGCCAATGTGCAGAAATACAAGATTCCACTTTTTTACTGTAACGCAGTTGGCAGTCAAACGGAAATTGTATTTGACGGTGCTTCATTAGTATTTGATAAAGAAGCCAATTTAATGAAAGCGTTTCCGATGTTTGAGGAAGCATTGGATTTTGTTGAGTTAAACGACAACGGAAGCATCACCGGTCCTATCCTGGAACCTGCCAGCCGCATACCTGAAAAAGAATTAAATCCTACCAAACTGGAAGCTGAATTAAATATAGAGCAAGTATACAGTGCACTGGTTTCCGGCATCAGGGATTATTTCAATAAGATGGGATTTACCAAAGCCATACTAGGCTCTTCCGGAGGGATTGATTCAGCGGTAACACTAGCCATTGCCTGCGATGCACTGGGTGCTGAAAATGTAAGAGCCATTTTAATGCCCTCGCCCTACTCTACGGAACATTCTGTAAACGATGCAGTAATGCTCAGCAAAAATCTGAATAACCCGTACGATATTATAAAGATTGATACTGTTTACCAATCCTTTTTGCAAACACTGGATCCACTTTTTAATGGCCTGCCTTTTTCATTGGCCGAAGAAAACATTCAAAGCAGAAGCAGGGGTAATTTATTAATGGCAATTGCCAATAAATTCGGCTATGTATTGTTGAATACATCCAATAAAAGTGAATTGGCTACAGGCTATGGTACACTTTATGGAGACATGGCAGGAGGTCTTGGCGTATTGGGTGATTGCTACAAACTGCAAGTGTATGCACTGGCTAAATACATCAATCGTAATAAGGAAATCATACCGGTTAACATTATTGATAAAGCCCCAAGTGCAGAACTGAGACCCAACCAAAAAGACAGCGACAGCTTACCAGACTATGAAGTCCTGGATAAATTATTATACCAGTACATTGAAAAACGTCAGAGCCCCGCAAATATTAAAGCACAAGGATTTGATACTGCTTTGGTTGACCGAACTATTAAAATGGTTAACAACAATGAATATAAACGCAACCAGTTTTGCCCCATTATTCGTATTTCACCCAAAGCATTTGGTGTAGGACGAAGAATGCCAATCGTAGGTAAATATCTGAGTTAA
- a CDS encoding universal stress protein: MKTIVLPTDFSATASNAADYAVHFAKQVHAERIILLHAYEIPVAIDPMMPGIQIPEVDGFRETAENRLMQFRSDLLVKYADSHLIFDTLAVYGSILSALEDLQENNPIELVVMGVTGGGALEETLIGSNTVHVAENTNVPLIIVPANTVFKPVKKLMFACDFNDAEKYIPVNQIAAFQQLTGAGLAVFNIEGEPTEFEETFPGTVMGESFAVHTVMDKLNPTYYYSHAKNFLDGVNQFVDEQGVDLVITVPKEHNFFARIFSSSHTKKLAFHSHVPVLVLSKQD; this comes from the coding sequence ATGAAAACCATTGTTTTACCTACCGATTTTTCAGCAACTGCAAGCAATGCAGCGGACTATGCAGTACATTTTGCCAAGCAAGTACATGCAGAACGAATCATTCTGTTGCATGCTTATGAAATACCTGTTGCTATTGATCCCATGATGCCTGGCATTCAAATTCCGGAAGTAGATGGGTTCAGGGAAACGGCAGAAAACAGGCTGATGCAGTTCAGGTCTGATTTATTGGTAAAATATGCAGACAGCCATTTAATTTTTGACACATTGGCTGTTTATGGTTCTATTCTTTCCGCTTTGGAAGACCTTCAGGAAAATAATCCAATTGAATTAGTAGTGATGGGTGTTACCGGTGGCGGTGCATTGGAAGAAACCTTGATAGGCAGCAATACTGTTCATGTAGCAGAAAACACCAATGTTCCATTGATTATTGTTCCTGCCAATACCGTTTTCAAGCCGGTTAAAAAACTCATGTTTGCTTGTGATTTTAATGATGCAGAAAAATACATTCCTGTTAATCAGATAGCAGCATTTCAGCAATTAACTGGTGCGGGCTTGGCAGTTTTCAATATTGAGGGTGAACCTACTGAATTCGAGGAAACATTCCCGGGGACAGTAATGGGTGAAAGTTTTGCCGTTCACACAGTAATGGATAAACTGAATCCTACCTACTATTATTCCCATGCAAAAAATTTTCTGGATGGCGTGAATCAGTTCGTTGATGAACAGGGGGTTGACCTGGTGATTACCGTACCTAAGGAACACAACTTTTTCGCGAGAATATTTTCTTCGAGTCATACCAAAAAACTAGCTTTTCACAGCCATGTGCCAGTATTGGTTTTAAGTAAACAGGACTAA
- a CDS encoding quinone-dependent dihydroorotate dehydrogenase, with protein MYTLIRNLLFKAPPEKVHYFSMNSLKIATSLGLGDTLIRNAFQYKGKDLEKTVMGIQFKNPVGLGAGFDKNAAYLHELEALGFGFVEIGTVTPKAQAGNDLPRLFRLPADQALINRMGFNNEGVAAIKKRLVNWNSRGKNSELIVGGNIGKNKVTPNEEAWKDYTICFKELHNEVDYFVVNVSSPNTPGLRELQEKDALRKIFGELQSLNAGEKVPKPILLKIAPDLTQPQLDDIVDLSMEMQLSGLVATNTTLDRTNLSAISAALSNEIGMGGLSGKPVKEKSTQIVRYLSEQTSGTIPIIASGGIFTGEDAMEKLKAGASLIQVWTGFVYEGPSIVKNICTYLSKNK; from the coding sequence TTGTATACATTAATCAGAAATCTGTTATTCAAGGCGCCTCCTGAAAAAGTCCATTATTTTTCAATGAATAGCCTTAAAATAGCCACTTCTCTTGGCCTGGGGGATACTTTAATCAGAAACGCTTTTCAATACAAAGGAAAAGACCTAGAGAAAACCGTCATGGGTATACAATTCAAAAACCCTGTTGGGCTGGGCGCAGGATTCGATAAAAATGCAGCATATCTGCATGAACTAGAAGCATTGGGATTTGGATTTGTAGAAATTGGAACAGTGACGCCGAAAGCACAGGCTGGAAACGACCTACCCCGCTTGTTCAGACTACCTGCAGATCAAGCACTAATTAACAGGATGGGATTTAATAATGAAGGAGTAGCAGCCATTAAAAAAAGACTGGTTAATTGGAATAGCAGGGGAAAGAACAGCGAATTAATTGTTGGAGGCAATATTGGTAAAAACAAAGTAACCCCAAATGAGGAAGCCTGGAAAGATTACACCATCTGCTTTAAAGAGCTCCACAATGAGGTAGACTATTTTGTTGTGAATGTAAGCTCGCCGAATACGCCTGGGTTAAGGGAACTTCAGGAAAAAGATGCGCTTCGCAAAATATTCGGAGAGCTACAATCCCTAAATGCGGGTGAAAAAGTACCAAAGCCCATCTTATTAAAAATTGCACCCGATTTAACACAGCCACAATTGGATGACATTGTGGACTTATCCATGGAAATGCAACTGAGTGGCCTTGTTGCAACTAATACAACATTGGACAGAACCAATCTTAGTGCTATATCTGCTGCGTTGAGCAATGAAATTGGCATGGGCGGTCTCAGTGGCAAACCTGTCAAAGAAAAATCAACACAAATTGTCCGTTACCTTTCAGAACAAACCAGTGGAACCATTCCAATTATAGCCAGCGGTGGAATATTTACTGGGGAAGATGCAATGGAAAAATTAAAAGCAGGTGCATCTTTGATTCAGGTATGGACCGGATTTGTTTATGAAGGACCATCCATTGTAAAAAATATCTGCACTTACTTATCAAAAAATAAATAA
- a CDS encoding NADP-dependent isocitrate dehydrogenase, with protein sequence MTKIAVAKGDGIGPEIMDAVLSIFNAANVPLEYQVVEMGKWVFDKGYSNGMTPEAQQTIESLGILFKGPMETPKGKGVKSVNVTARKTWNTYANKRTFQTLHGVDTVFSKAGVPIDITIVRENIEDTYGGIEHMLTNDVALSRRFITRPGSAQVIRYAFEMAKKKGCRRITCGHKANIMKLTDGLFLEVFYEIAKEYPELKADDVIVDDLCMKLVSRPDLFDVVVLTNLQGDIVSDLCAGLVGGLGFAPSANIGDHISIFEAVHGTAPDIAGKNIANPTALLLSGFGMLRHLGLMQSAAMIENALLYTLESGQHTGDFGDKNTTALNTTEFANAIIANFGKQPAHNPKPLLNDAAITPTVFKLEHNPMLESKEEMNEFIVGVDMFIESNEQPTIVADKCLQHTFDLFKLVTISNRGTQVWPKGSVFTNLVNQYRCRFESVGDQPLTQTDIVELYKRLTADFKVCSTEILNMWGDKKAYSLAQGQ encoded by the coding sequence ATGACAAAAATTGCTGTAGCTAAAGGAGATGGAATTGGTCCAGAAATTATGGACGCTGTTTTGTCCATTTTTAATGCCGCCAATGTACCCCTTGAATATCAGGTAGTTGAAATGGGAAAATGGGTGTTCGACAAAGGCTACAGCAACGGGATGACTCCGGAAGCGCAGCAAACCATTGAGTCATTGGGTATATTATTTAAAGGGCCTATGGAAACACCAAAAGGCAAGGGAGTGAAAAGTGTGAATGTAACTGCCCGCAAAACATGGAATACTTACGCAAACAAAAGAACATTCCAGACACTACATGGCGTAGATACTGTTTTTAGTAAAGCCGGAGTGCCTATTGATATAACGATTGTAAGGGAAAATATTGAAGATACTTATGGTGGTATTGAGCATATGCTTACGAACGACGTTGCATTGAGCAGACGATTCATTACACGTCCAGGTAGTGCTCAGGTAATCCGTTATGCATTTGAAATGGCTAAGAAGAAAGGGTGCAGAAGAATTACCTGCGGACATAAAGCCAATATCATGAAACTTACTGACGGTTTATTCCTTGAAGTGTTTTATGAAATTGCCAAGGAATATCCGGAACTAAAAGCGGATGATGTAATTGTTGATGATTTATGTATGAAGCTAGTTAGCCGCCCTGATTTATTTGATGTGGTGGTACTAACTAACTTACAGGGTGATATTGTAAGCGATCTTTGCGCTGGTTTGGTAGGCGGGCTAGGATTTGCTCCTTCTGCTAATATTGGGGATCATATTTCCATATTTGAAGCAGTGCATGGTACTGCACCAGATATAGCTGGTAAGAATATTGCGAATCCAACAGCTTTATTGTTAAGTGGGTTTGGCATGCTTCGTCACCTCGGATTGATGCAGTCCGCAGCAATGATTGAGAATGCTCTCTTGTACACCCTAGAATCTGGTCAGCATACAGGTGACTTTGGTGATAAGAACACAACTGCATTAAATACCACTGAATTTGCAAATGCCATTATTGCCAACTTTGGTAAGCAACCTGCTCACAATCCAAAACCGCTATTGAATGATGCGGCCATCACCCCAACTGTATTCAAACTAGAGCACAACCCAATGTTGGAATCCAAGGAGGAAATGAATGAATTTATTGTTGGAGTAGATATGTTCATAGAAAGCAATGAACAGCCTACTATAGTAGCAGATAAATGTTTACAGCATACCTTTGATTTATTTAAACTGGTAACTATCAGTAACCGTGGTACCCAGGTATGGCCTAAAGGTTCGGTGTTCACCAATTTGGTAAACCAGTACCGTTGTCGTTTTGAGAGTGTGGGTGACCAACCACTGACCCAGACCGATATCGTTGAACTATACAAGCGCCTTACGGCTGATTTTAAAGTATGTTCAACAGAAATTTTGAATATGTGGGGCGATAAAAAAGCCTACAGTCTGGCACAGGGGCAGTAA